One genomic window of Moorella glycerini includes the following:
- a CDS encoding aminopeptidase → MVEKEESRGKKLQKELALPQKSAWERLEGDTREKVFAFAEGYKTFLSRAKTEREAVRAALEAARGRGFVSLADLPPGRGLNPGSRFYLEWRGKVLLMGIMGTADLAEGIRLVGAHVDAPRLDLKPMPLYEKDGLAMFKTHYYGGIKKYQWTALPLALHGVIMLRDGRRVEVVIGEDSADPIFTVSDLLPHLAKEQMKKNMEEALSGDDLNLVVGSIPYPGEDDLKDKIRLAILQLLNERYGLVEEDLITAELELVPAGPARDLGFDRSLVGGYGQDDRVCGYTALQAILDLEVPRHTALVLLVDKEEIGSTGNTGAHSRLLEYAITELASRVGTTSIVHVGRIMANSQAISADVTAGVDPTYENVFDMHNASRLGYGVVLNKYSGSRGKYDANDASAEFMGRLRDIFNQNQVIWQSGEMGKVDAGGGGTIAKFLAYFGLDVADCGPALLSMHAPLEIASKVDIYMAYRAYKAFLAS, encoded by the coding sequence ATGGTAGAAAAAGAAGAAAGCAGGGGCAAAAAACTACAAAAAGAACTGGCCCTACCCCAAAAGAGTGCCTGGGAGCGTTTGGAAGGGGATACCAGGGAAAAGGTTTTTGCCTTTGCCGAGGGGTATAAAACATTTTTAAGCCGGGCTAAAACTGAACGGGAAGCCGTCCGTGCCGCCCTGGAAGCCGCCCGGGGGCGCGGTTTTGTTTCCCTGGCTGACCTGCCTCCCGGCCGGGGGTTAAATCCCGGGAGCCGCTTTTACCTGGAATGGCGGGGTAAAGTCCTGCTCATGGGCATAATGGGAACGGCCGACCTGGCCGAAGGTATAAGGCTGGTGGGGGCTCATGTTGATGCGCCACGCCTGGACCTGAAACCCATGCCCCTCTATGAAAAAGACGGCCTGGCCATGTTCAAAACCCACTATTACGGCGGCATCAAGAAATACCAGTGGACGGCCCTCCCCCTGGCCCTGCACGGGGTGATTATGTTACGGGACGGTCGCCGGGTGGAAGTGGTAATCGGTGAAGACAGCGCCGATCCCATTTTCACCGTAAGTGATTTATTACCTCACCTGGCCAAGGAGCAGATGAAAAAGAACATGGAAGAAGCCTTGAGCGGGGACGATTTAAACCTGGTGGTAGGCAGCATACCCTATCCCGGCGAAGACGATCTAAAAGATAAAATTCGCCTGGCCATTCTCCAGCTGTTAAATGAGCGTTACGGCCTGGTGGAAGAGGACCTGATCACGGCGGAGCTGGAACTGGTGCCGGCCGGGCCGGCCCGGGACCTGGGTTTTGACCGTTCCCTGGTAGGAGGTTACGGCCAGGACGACCGGGTCTGCGGCTACACGGCCCTGCAGGCTATCCTGGACCTGGAGGTGCCCCGCCATACGGCCCTGGTGCTCCTGGTAGATAAAGAAGAAATCGGCAGTACAGGTAATACCGGCGCCCATTCCCGCCTCCTGGAATATGCCATAACTGAACTGGCGTCCCGTGTGGGTACCACAAGCATTGTCCATGTGGGCCGGATTATGGCCAATTCCCAGGCCATTTCCGCTGACGTCACCGCCGGCGTCGATCCCACCTATGAAAATGTCTTCGATATGCATAATGCCTCCCGCCTGGGGTACGGCGTAGTTTTAAACAAGTACTCCGGTTCCCGGGGCAAATACGACGCCAATGACGCCAGTGCCGAGTTTATGGGCCGGCTGCGGGACATTTTCAACCAGAACCAGGTTATCTGGCAGAGCGGCGAAATGGGCAAGGTTGATGCCGGCGGCGGCGGGACCATCGCCAAGTTCCTGGCCTACTTTGGCCTGGATGTGGCCGATTGCGGCCCGGCCCTCCTCTCCATGCACGCTCCCCTGGAGATAGCCAGTAAGGTGGATATTTATATGGCCTACCGGGCCTACAAGGCTTTTCTTGCCAGTTAA
- a CDS encoding HpcH/HpaI aldolase/citrate lyase family protein: protein MPVMRSVLYVPGNNPKMIAKAPTFPADIITLDLEDSVPPAEKENARNLIRENLKAVGANGSEVYVRINNWETEMTNDDLEAIVYEGLQGVTLAKCGHPDHVKRLDWKLEELERRRGLPIGSIKVSLLLETAKGIIHAYESCIASPRVVSAIFGAVDYCKDMRVKLTSEGKEQEYARAHMAVAARAAGVVAIDCPFVAYQDMEAFEKSVLQGRQMGYEGRMLIHPSQVEPANRLYSPDPADVEWARGVVKAFEEEAIAKGKAAISYQGKMVDTPVYLNAKDILSAYEEIQAKDAARKNA, encoded by the coding sequence ATGCCCGTAATGCGTTCTGTCCTTTATGTCCCTGGCAATAATCCCAAGATGATTGCCAAGGCGCCTACCTTCCCCGCCGACATAATCACCCTGGACCTGGAAGATTCGGTGCCACCGGCGGAGAAGGAAAATGCGCGGAACCTTATCCGCGAGAACCTTAAGGCTGTTGGTGCTAATGGCTCTGAGGTATACGTACGCATCAATAACTGGGAAACCGAGATGACCAATGACGACCTGGAGGCCATTGTCTATGAGGGCCTGCAGGGGGTTACCCTGGCCAAGTGCGGGCATCCGGACCACGTCAAGCGCCTGGACTGGAAATTGGAAGAATTGGAACGGCGCCGCGGCCTGCCCATAGGGAGCATCAAGGTGTCTCTCCTGCTGGAAACCGCTAAAGGTATTATCCATGCCTATGAGTCCTGCATCGCCAGCCCGCGGGTGGTTAGTGCCATCTTCGGTGCGGTGGACTATTGCAAGGACATGCGGGTCAAATTGACCTCCGAGGGCAAGGAGCAGGAATACGCCCGTGCCCATATGGCAGTTGCCGCCCGGGCGGCCGGGGTAGTTGCCATTGACTGCCCGTTTGTCGCTTACCAGGATATGGAAGCTTTCGAGAAGAGTGTGCTCCAGGGCCGGCAGATGGGTTATGAAGGCAGGATGCTGATCCATCCCAGCCAGGTTGAACCCGCCAACCGCCTCTATTCACCGGATCCCGCTGATGTAGAATGGGCCCGCGGTGTTGTTAAAGCCTTTGAAGAAGAAGCCATTGCTAAAGGCAAAGCAGCTATTTCCTACCAGGGCAAGATGGTGGACACTCCTGTATATCTCAACGCCAAGGATATCTTGAGCGCCTACGAAGAGATCCAGGCTAAAGATGCCGCCAGGAAGAACGCGTAA
- a CDS encoding NAD(P)-dependent malic enzyme: protein MNIQERALELHKEWQGKIEVCSRVPVRDRMDLSLAYTPGVAEPCKEIHKDPKLVDVYTRRWNMVAVVSDGSAVLGLGNIGARAAMPVMEGKSLLFKTFAGVDAFPICIDSQDVDEIVRTVQLLTPTFGGVNLEDIAAPRCFEIERRLKETTDIPIFHDDQHGTAVVVLSGIINACKITKRELNDLQVVINGAGAAGIATAKLLLSVGVKDVILCDSRGIVCSKRQDLNQEKREMLKITNKEDRCGTLADAMVGANCFIGVSVKDAVTQDMVRSMGKDSIIFAMANPVPEIYPDKAREAGAAVVGTGRSDFPNQVNNVLGFPGIFRGALDVKASDINEPMKIAAAHALANLVGDRLSPDFVMPEAFDLRVAPAVAAAVAKAAIESGVAREPKDPEWVKKHTEELIGVAK from the coding sequence ATGAATATTCAGGAAAGAGCCCTTGAACTTCACAAAGAGTGGCAGGGTAAGATTGAAGTATGCAGCAGGGTACCTGTGCGGGACCGCATGGATTTATCCCTCGCGTACACCCCCGGAGTTGCCGAACCCTGCAAGGAGATTCACAAAGACCCCAAACTTGTAGACGTATATACACGCCGCTGGAATATGGTAGCAGTAGTATCCGACGGCTCGGCGGTCCTCGGCCTCGGTAACATTGGCGCCCGGGCGGCCATGCCTGTCATGGAAGGGAAAAGCCTGCTTTTTAAAACCTTTGCCGGCGTCGATGCCTTCCCCATCTGCATCGATTCCCAGGATGTAGACGAGATTGTCAGGACAGTCCAGCTCCTGACCCCCACCTTCGGCGGCGTCAACCTGGAGGATATTGCCGCGCCCCGCTGTTTCGAAATCGAGCGGCGCCTCAAGGAAACCACCGACATCCCCATCTTCCATGACGACCAGCACGGCACGGCTGTGGTAGTATTGAGCGGCATCATTAACGCCTGTAAGATTACCAAGCGGGAACTTAACGACCTGCAGGTAGTTATCAACGGCGCCGGCGCGGCCGGTATCGCCACCGCCAAACTCCTCCTCAGTGTAGGCGTCAAAGACGTGATCCTCTGCGATTCCAGGGGTATTGTCTGCTCCAAGCGCCAGGACCTAAACCAGGAAAAACGGGAGATGCTTAAGATCACGAATAAAGAGGACCGCTGCGGCACCCTGGCCGATGCCATGGTGGGGGCCAACTGCTTCATCGGTGTTTCTGTAAAGGACGCCGTTACCCAGGATATGGTCCGCTCCATGGGTAAAGACTCCATCATTTTTGCCATGGCCAACCCTGTTCCGGAAATCTATCCCGACAAGGCCCGGGAAGCCGGCGCTGCCGTGGTGGGTACGGGCCGGAGCGACTTCCCCAACCAAGTAAATAATGTCCTCGGCTTCCCCGGCATCTTCCGCGGTGCCCTGGACGTGAAGGCTTCAGACATCAATGAACCCATGAAGATTGCCGCCGCCCATGCCCTGGCCAACCTGGTAGGCGACAGGCTCTCACCCGATTTCGTCATGCCCGAGGCCTTTGACCTCCGGGTGGCACCGGCGGTGGCGGCAGCTGTGGCTAAAGCCGCCATCGAGAGCGGCGTGGCCCGCGAGCCCAAGGACCCCGAGTGGGTGAAGAAACATACGGAAGAGCTTATTGGTGTCGCGAAGTAG
- a CDS encoding DUF441 domain-containing protein: MSATTAILLLLMLLGILGRSNVIAAAAAILLLLQFTNLQRIYPFLERRALEAGLIFLVVSVLVPFASGRVSARDMLASFVSVPGIIAVASGIIATHMNCQGLELLQRFPQMMIGMVIGSIIGVAFFGGIPVGPLMAGGIAALLVNLLAWLR; encoded by the coding sequence ATGAGCGCAACAACGGCAATCCTGTTACTACTCATGTTGCTGGGCATCCTGGGCCGCTCTAACGTTATCGCAGCCGCTGCTGCTATTCTTTTACTGCTCCAGTTTACTAACCTGCAAAGAATCTATCCTTTCCTTGAACGCCGGGCCCTGGAGGCCGGCCTTATTTTTCTGGTGGTTTCCGTACTGGTGCCCTTCGCTTCCGGCCGGGTATCAGCCCGGGATATGCTGGCCTCCTTTGTTTCCGTACCCGGGATTATAGCCGTCGCCAGCGGGATTATTGCCACCCATATGAACTGCCAGGGCCTGGAATTGCTCCAGCGTTTTCCCCAGATGATGATTGGTATGGTTATAGGTTCCATTATCGGCGTAGCCTTTTTCGGTGGTATTCCCGTGGGGCCCCTCATGGCCGGCGGTATTGCCGCCCTGCTGGTAAACCTGCTGGCCTGGTTGCGCTAA
- the yedF gene encoding sulfurtransferase-like selenium metabolism protein YedF, which translates to MEKIVDARGLACPQPVIQTKKALETLEPDGEVVTIVDNEVARDNVLKLARSLECETSVREQGSEYYIHIRKESIPATQLSVNPGQVLLVTSANLGRGSEELGSILMRSFFYSLGETEVLPRRVLFINSGVQLCCQGSPVLDSLLTLEQKGVEILACGTCLDYYHLKEKLCAGSVTNMYTIIEHLMAAEKVITL; encoded by the coding sequence GTGGAAAAAATAGTAGATGCCCGCGGGCTGGCCTGCCCGCAACCGGTTATCCAGACCAAAAAGGCCCTGGAAACTTTGGAGCCGGATGGCGAGGTAGTTACCATTGTCGACAACGAGGTGGCCCGGGATAATGTTTTAAAGCTGGCGCGGAGCCTGGAGTGTGAGACCAGCGTCAGGGAACAGGGAAGTGAGTACTATATCCATATTCGCAAGGAAAGCATACCGGCTACCCAGTTAAGCGTTAATCCGGGCCAGGTATTACTGGTAACCTCGGCCAACCTGGGCCGCGGTTCCGAAGAACTGGGGAGCATCCTCATGCGCAGCTTCTTTTACAGCTTGGGTGAAACGGAAGTGCTGCCCCGACGGGTACTCTTTATCAACAGTGGTGTCCAGCTCTGCTGCCAGGGTTCACCGGTGCTGGACAGCCTGCTAACCCTGGAGCAAAAGGGAGTGGAAATCCTGGCCTGCGGCACCTGCCTGGACTATTACCACCTGAAGGAAAAATTGTGTGCCGGTAGCGTTACCAATATGTATACCATTATTGAGCACCTCATGGCTGCGGAAAAGGTAATTACCCTCTAG
- a CDS encoding ATP-grasp domain-containing protein, which yields MAKLLEYQGKEWLRKAGIPVPVGRAASSPEEAEQIAAEIGKPVAVKAQVQAGGRGKSGAVKLVDTPAEARAAAASILGTVIKGYPVRKVLVEEKLAIAREFYVTIIVNSARNARCPMMMFSTEGGMDIESVPEEKIFKLLISPLNGLETYDAVDMLVKAGIPNDQLMNFANVLVKLWHAYKKYDCFTLEINPLVLTANGELVAADCKMEVDNSSVYRHPEMGIEIARDFPHEPTELDRIGWGIEKTDTRGSGFVMSMGFDEKSPGYIGYHPIGGGSAMMGMDALNKVNLKPANYADTSGNPVASKVYRVAKVVLSQPNIDGYLLGGFMMANQEQWHHAHAVVKALREVLPKKPGLPCVLLLCGNKEEESLAILREGLSNVEGATRVEIYGREHVTDTDFIGQRLLALVKEYQAEKRK from the coding sequence ATGGCCAAGCTGTTAGAGTATCAAGGCAAGGAATGGCTGCGCAAGGCCGGCATTCCGGTTCCTGTGGGCCGGGCGGCATCCTCGCCGGAAGAAGCGGAACAGATTGCCGCGGAGATCGGCAAGCCCGTAGCAGTAAAGGCCCAGGTGCAGGCCGGCGGCAGGGGCAAGTCAGGGGCGGTAAAACTGGTTGACACCCCGGCAGAAGCCCGGGCGGCAGCAGCATCTATTCTTGGTACGGTGATTAAAGGCTATCCAGTACGCAAAGTCCTGGTGGAAGAGAAGCTGGCTATCGCCCGGGAATTTTACGTGACGATTATTGTTAATTCCGCCCGCAATGCCCGCTGCCCCATGATGATGTTCAGCACCGAGGGCGGCATGGATATTGAAAGTGTTCCGGAAGAGAAGATTTTTAAGCTGCTCATTTCGCCCTTAAACGGCCTCGAAACTTATGACGCCGTTGACATGCTGGTGAAGGCCGGCATCCCCAATGACCAGCTGATGAATTTTGCCAACGTGCTGGTCAAGTTGTGGCACGCTTATAAAAAATACGATTGCTTTACCCTGGAAATTAACCCGCTGGTCTTAACCGCTAACGGGGAACTGGTGGCGGCCGACTGCAAGATGGAGGTTGACAACAGCAGCGTTTACCGTCACCCGGAAATGGGTATTGAAATTGCCAGGGATTTCCCCCACGAGCCCACCGAACTGGATCGTATTGGCTGGGGCATTGAGAAGACCGACACTCGCGGTTCCGGTTTTGTCATGAGCATGGGCTTTGACGAGAAGAGCCCGGGTTATATCGGCTACCACCCCATCGGTGGCGGGTCGGCCATGATGGGCATGGATGCCCTGAACAAAGTCAACCTGAAGCCGGCGAACTACGCTGATACCAGCGGCAACCCGGTTGCTTCCAAGGTGTACCGGGTAGCCAAGGTAGTGCTCTCCCAGCCCAACATTGACGGCTACCTGCTGGGTGGCTTTATGATGGCCAACCAGGAACAATGGCACCACGCCCACGCCGTCGTGAAGGCCCTGCGGGAAGTCCTGCCCAAGAAACCTGGCCTGCCCTGCGTCTTGTTGCTCTGCGGTAACAAGGAAGAAGAATCCCTCGCCATTTTACGCGAAGGGTTAAGCAATGTCGAGGGAGCTACCAGGGTGGAGATCTACGGCCGGGAACATGTTACCGATACCGATTTTATCGGGCAACGATTACTGGCCCTAGTCAAAGAATATCAAGCCGAGAAGCGAAAGTAG
- a CDS encoding succinate--CoA ligase subunit alpha yields MGILIDKNTKVIVQGITGREGSLRAKYMKDYGTRVVAGTSPGKGGEEVAGIPVYHTVKQAVAEHGEIDFSVIFVPGRALKTAVKEAADAGVKNIVPCVESVPIHDIMEMVEYCKLKGTRLIGPGSIGIITPGEAVVGWLGGNVEWANSFFRPGPIGVFSRSGGQSGTIPWILKENGYGVSTVVHTGTEPVLGTSFADLLPLFEEDPQTEAVAVFSEIGGTQEEECAEVIAAGKFTKPFVIYVAGAWAPEGQRFSHASSIVERGRGSAKSKMEAIQKAGGYVAMSPNDIPRILKNVLKH; encoded by the coding sequence ATGGGGATTTTAATTGATAAAAACACCAAGGTCATTGTCCAGGGGATTACCGGCAGGGAAGGTTCCCTCCGGGCCAAGTATATGAAGGATTACGGCACCAGGGTTGTGGCCGGGACAAGCCCCGGTAAAGGGGGTGAAGAGGTAGCGGGTATTCCTGTCTATCATACCGTCAAGCAGGCCGTGGCCGAACACGGGGAAATTGACTTCAGCGTTATCTTCGTCCCCGGCCGGGCTTTGAAAACGGCGGTTAAAGAGGCCGCCGACGCCGGGGTTAAAAATATCGTCCCCTGTGTAGAATCAGTACCCATCCACGACATTATGGAAATGGTGGAGTACTGCAAGCTGAAGGGGACCAGGCTCATCGGCCCGGGCTCCATCGGCATCATTACGCCCGGGGAGGCGGTGGTCGGCTGGCTGGGCGGCAATGTCGAATGGGCCAACTCCTTCTTCAGGCCGGGACCCATAGGTGTTTTCTCCCGCAGCGGCGGCCAGTCAGGAACTATTCCCTGGATCCTCAAGGAAAACGGTTACGGCGTCAGTACCGTCGTCCACACGGGTACGGAACCTGTCCTGGGGACTTCCTTCGCCGACCTGCTACCCCTTTTCGAAGAAGATCCCCAGACGGAAGCCGTAGCCGTATTCTCCGAGATTGGCGGCACCCAGGAAGAAGAATGCGCGGAAGTAATTGCTGCGGGTAAATTCACCAAACCCTTTGTAATCTATGTGGCAGGGGCCTGGGCACCGGAAGGCCAGCGCTTCTCCCACGCTTCCAGCATCGTGGAAAGGGGCCGCGGTTCGGCCAAGAGCAAGATGGAAGCCATCCAGAAAGCCGGTGGCTATGTGGCTATGAGCCCGAATGATATCCCGCGTATCCTCAAGAACGTACTCAAACATTAG
- a CDS encoding CvpA family protein, with protein sequence MLNYLDLLLLLLLALGAWRGYRLGFVNLVAGWISYLVAGLAAALYARPLAAALDQAWHLTSRWGNGLAPLLPLPRPVLSQPLGTAATRQLEILLNGTPLPGMIKQSLLEGLEKVSGGTVGQVLAGQLVFLGLELITLVVLFYGSLFLLRRLARWGTMGINMAPAGLVNRGLGLALGLLGQVFWLALLVGMLRSLLALPAMTAAPGFVPLARQLYNSGMAFQLGNFYDWLAGLLHTLI encoded by the coding sequence TTGCTCAATTACCTGGACCTGCTCTTGCTTCTACTCCTGGCCCTGGGCGCCTGGCGGGGTTACCGCCTGGGTTTTGTTAACCTGGTAGCCGGCTGGATCAGCTACCTGGTGGCAGGTCTGGCGGCAGCCCTGTATGCCCGGCCCCTGGCCGCAGCCCTGGACCAGGCCTGGCATTTAACCAGTCGCTGGGGTAACGGGCTTGCTCCCCTCTTACCATTACCACGACCGGTTCTCAGCCAGCCCCTGGGTACGGCGGCCACCAGGCAGCTGGAAATCCTTTTAAACGGCACGCCCTTACCGGGTATGATAAAACAGAGCCTGCTGGAGGGCCTGGAGAAGGTTTCCGGAGGTACGGTGGGCCAGGTCCTGGCCGGGCAGCTGGTCTTCCTGGGCCTGGAATTAATAACCCTGGTGGTCCTGTTTTACGGCAGTTTATTTCTTTTACGCCGCCTGGCTCGCTGGGGCACCATGGGGATCAACATGGCACCTGCTGGCCTGGTAAACCGGGGACTGGGCCTGGCCCTGGGCCTCTTGGGGCAGGTCTTCTGGCTGGCCCTGCTGGTAGGGATGCTGCGCTCCCTCCTGGCCCTACCGGCCATGACGGCGGCACCAGGTTTTGTACCCCTGGCCCGGCAGCTCTATAACTCCGGGATGGCCTTCCAGCTGGGCAATTTTTATGACTGGCTGGCCGGATTGTTGCATACCCTAATCTAG
- the panB gene encoding 3-methyl-2-oxobutanoate hydroxymethyltransferase codes for MAARTKVTLPQLRAMKERGEKITMVTAYDYPSALLADRAGMDMLLVGDSLGMVVLGYQSTVPVTMDEMVHHTRAVMRANPAALVVADLPFLSYQASVQDAVYNAGRLVKEGGADAVKLEGGRAMIPMVRAIVDAGIPVMGHLGLTPQSVVQLGGYRVQGREAAVADRITADAADLVEAGIFSLVLECVPVDLARRITAELPVPTIGIGAGPDCDGQVLVYHDLLGLFDRFQPKFVKRYVNLGEAIVKALEDYREEVRQGKFPGEEHSFR; via the coding sequence ATGGCCGCACGCACCAAGGTTACCTTACCCCAGCTCCGGGCCATGAAAGAGCGGGGTGAGAAGATTACCATGGTAACCGCTTATGATTACCCTTCAGCGTTGCTGGCTGACCGGGCCGGCATGGACATGCTCCTGGTGGGCGATTCCCTGGGCATGGTGGTCCTGGGTTACCAAAGTACAGTACCCGTAACTATGGATGAGATGGTGCACCATACCCGCGCCGTCATGCGGGCCAACCCGGCAGCCCTGGTAGTGGCCGACCTGCCCTTCCTTTCCTACCAGGCCAGTGTCCAGGACGCCGTTTATAATGCCGGCCGCCTGGTTAAAGAGGGCGGGGCCGATGCCGTCAAGCTGGAAGGGGGCCGGGCTATGATACCCATGGTCCGGGCTATAGTCGATGCCGGCATCCCGGTCATGGGCCACCTGGGGTTAACCCCCCAATCGGTAGTCCAGCTGGGCGGCTACCGCGTCCAGGGCCGGGAGGCAGCCGTGGCCGATAGAATTACTGCCGATGCCGCGGACCTGGTGGAGGCCGGCATCTTCTCCCTGGTACTGGAATGTGTACCGGTAGATCTGGCCCGGCGGATAACGGCTGAATTACCGGTACCAACCATTGGCATTGGTGCCGGGCCTGATTGTGACGGCCAGGTGCTGGTTTACCATGACCTCCTGGGCCTCTTTGACCGCTTCCAGCCCAAATTTGTCAAGCGCTATGTCAACCTGGGTGAAGCCATCGTCAAGGCCCTTGAAGATTACCGGGAAGAGGTCCGCCAGGGGAAATTCCCCGGTGAAGAACACAGTTTCCGGTAA